In Desertifilum tharense IPPAS B-1220, the DNA window CTATATCAGCGTTATGAATGCAGAGGTGAATGTATAGAACATGGGATGGAATCGGATGATGAGATCGTCTTCCCTCGCAGAGGCGGCTGTACGGCGAGTTAGGAAACTTTATGCAAATTTCACAAGTTTTTCACCTTTCATCTCTAGGGTGGGTAAACGGAGACTCACGTTTTGAAAGGGATGAACTCGATCTACAAGCTTTGAGAGTGGCTCGCGTGCCATCGCAATTTTCAATTTCCCGATCGTTTAATTGTCTTCTGCGTGCTTCAGAAGCTTACTAATATTGTTATGACAACTCGCAAAGATTTTCAAGCCGTTTCTGGCAACCCACACTTCTCAACAAGCCACCCCTACCGCCATCCGACTCGGCGAGTTTTATTGATCGATGATGAAGCGCCGCTGAGAAGAGTCACGCAACTGACTTTAAAAATAACTGCTGGATGGGAGGTATGGGGTGCTGCATCCGGCAAAGAAGGCGTTCAACAAGCAGAACTGGAACAACCGGATGTTATTTTACTCGATTTGATGATGCCTGATGTGGATGGATTGTCAACCCTAAAAATGTTGCAGGATAATCCCAAAACCCAACCGATCCCCATTATTTTGTTGACGGCGAAACTTCAAACCAACCCACAACTAAAGCTGCAATATTCTGCCATTAAGGCAGTTTTGGTGAAACCCTTTGACCCGACAACCTTAGCTCAAGAAATCAAAAAAACCTTAAATTGGATTTGAATCTCTAATGATAGATATTAGAAATTATTGATTGTTTAGCGCAGGGTATGCCAGGATTTATTGTCGAGATTGCCTTACAATCTAAGAAACAGTTTTTGTTGAATCTGCCGATTCTGATTTTGGCAAGTCTTGTTCAAGACCTCCGCTATCGTCTTATCTGCGATTTTGACGATTTAGATATATTTACAATTGAATATGAGGCTCCTAG includes these proteins:
- a CDS encoding response regulator → MTTRKDFQAVSGNPHFSTSHPYRHPTRRVLLIDDEAPLRRVTQLTLKITAGWEVWGAASGKEGVQQAELEQPDVILLDLMMPDVDGLSTLKMLQDNPKTQPIPIILLTAKLQTNPQLKLQYSAIKAVLVKPFDPTTLAQEIKKTLNWI